In a single window of the Ruminococcus albus 7 = DSM 20455 genome:
- a CDS encoding amidoligase family protein — translation MNEIYECANCGCTIENEEELYEVEDEIICEDCFNDETFTCSHCGERYFYRNSVSDENTAICQNCYDNYYRRCERCGCIIHDDNVYWDGDYPYCSDCYDEEEQCRHIHDYGYKPVPIFYRCSDEDENVRCYGVELEIDRGGKDDDNADTLESIANREEEILYIKSDGSLDEGMELVSHPCSLYYHKYDFPWAEIMKRAVRLGYRSHNTSTCGLHVHIGRSALGNTYERQEDVISRILFFFESHWNELFRFSRRSEESAEHWAARHGYEDHPKEILEKAKKSSKGRYACVNITNISTVEIRLFRGTLKWNTFMASLELVDAICENAIRHSDEELHKQSWADFVMNINNENTELIKYLKEKRLYVNEPVETEEDN, via the coding sequence ATGAATGAGATCTATGAGTGTGCAAACTGCGGATGCACCATTGAAAATGAGGAAGAACTTTATGAAGTTGAAGATGAGATAATATGTGAGGACTGCTTCAACGATGAAACATTTACCTGCAGTCACTGCGGAGAAAGATATTTCTACCGGAATTCTGTATCCGATGAAAATACAGCGATCTGCCAGAACTGCTATGATAACTACTACCGCCGCTGTGAACGCTGCGGGTGTATCATCCACGATGATAATGTGTACTGGGACGGTGATTATCCTTATTGCAGTGACTGCTACGATGAAGAAGAACAGTGCAGGCATATACATGATTACGGATACAAGCCTGTGCCTATATTCTACAGATGCAGTGACGAAGATGAAAATGTCCGCTGTTACGGCGTTGAACTTGAAATTGACAGGGGAGGGAAGGACGATGACAACGCAGATACCCTTGAAAGCATAGCAAACAGGGAAGAAGAGATCCTGTACATAAAATCGGACGGTTCTCTTGACGAGGGTATGGAGCTTGTAAGTCATCCCTGTTCTCTTTACTACCATAAATATGACTTCCCCTGGGCTGAGATAATGAAAAGAGCAGTGCGTCTTGGTTACAGGTCACATAACACAAGCACCTGCGGACTTCATGTACATATAGGCAGGTCAGCCCTTGGAAACACATACGAACGTCAGGAAGATGTCATAAGCAGGATATTGTTCTTCTTTGAAAGTCACTGGAACGAGCTGTTCAGATTCAGCAGACGTTCCGAAGAATCAGCCGAACACTGGGCGGCAAGACACGGATATGAAGACCACCCGAAGGAGATACTTGAAAAAGCCAAGAAGAGCAGCAAGGGCAGATATGCCTGCGTGAACATAACCAACATCAGCACAGTGGAGATAAGGCTGTTCAGAGGTACGCTGAAGTGGAATACCTTTATGGCATCTCTTGAACTTGTGGACGCTATATGCGAGAATGCGATACGCCATAGTGATGAAGAACTGCATAAGCAGTCATGGGCGGATTTTGTGATGAATATAAACAATGAAAATACTGAACTGATAAAGTACCTGAAAGAGAAAAGGCTCTATGTGAACGAGCCTGTTGAAACAGAGGAGGATAATTGA
- a CDS encoding glucosamine--fructose-6-phosphate aminotransferase, whose protein sequence is MCAIFGFVNYRHAVSGRHLKELVNRLAVESEVRGTDATGIAYIKENELKVYKRPKPAHKMRFYFPEDTTILTGHTRMTTQGNAKYNYNNHPFTGHTAEGDFALCHNGVLFNDDILQKDEDLPKTQIKTDTYAAVQLIEKYGSLSFETIAKMCETVKGNFVFTILNEDNTLYLAKGDNPLCIVHFKQLGLYVYTSTRKIMEEVIMNTFLKIYKFDFVTSEEGDIIRIDKNGVLTRSKFEFEDYFALERHWNHASYGHHSDYLYELCNLFGLTVDDISLLYEMGYCDEDIEMMLDDREYLNMCLEEAKEYYGDWLMEESYGVKV, encoded by the coding sequence ATGTGCGCTATATTTGGATTTGTGAACTACCGTCATGCAGTAAGCGGAAGGCATCTGAAAGAGTTGGTGAACAGGCTGGCAGTTGAATCGGAAGTAAGGGGAACGGATGCAACGGGAATAGCTTACATCAAAGAAAATGAGCTGAAAGTATACAAGAGACCGAAGCCTGCCCACAAGATGAGGTTCTATTTCCCCGAAGATACTACCATACTCACAGGTCACACCAGAATGACCACACAGGGCAATGCGAAATACAATTACAACAATCACCCCTTCACAGGACACACTGCGGAGGGTGATTTTGCGCTCTGTCACAATGGAGTTTTATTCAATGACGATATTCTTCAGAAGGATGAAGATCTGCCGAAGACACAGATAAAGACAGACACCTATGCGGCTGTACAGCTGATCGAAAAATACGGCAGTTTAAGCTTTGAGACTATTGCTAAGATGTGCGAGACAGTTAAAGGTAATTTCGTGTTCACCATTCTTAATGAGGACAATACGCTATATCTGGCAAAGGGAGATAATCCTCTTTGCATTGTACATTTCAAGCAGCTGGGGCTGTATGTGTATACCTCTACCAGAAAGATAATGGAGGAAGTGATAATGAACACATTCCTGAAAATATACAAGTTCGATTTTGTAACGTCAGAGGAAGGAGATATTATCCGCATAGACAAGAACGGCGTACTGACAAGGAGCAAATTTGAATTTGAGGACTATTTTGCACTTGAACGTCATTGGAATCATGCATCATACGGTCATCACTCTGATTATCTTTACGAGCTTTGCAATCTGTTCGGGCTGACGGTGGATGATATATCTCTGCTGTATGAAATGGGTTACTGCGATGAGGATATAGAGATGATGCTTGATGACAGGGAATATCTCAATATGTGTCTAGAAGAGGCTAAGGAATACTACGGAGACTGGCTTATGGAAGAAAGCTATGGTGTTAAGGTTTAG
- a CDS encoding DUF960 family protein translates to MGYRFDGNKYITSGIEAEIPLAIQIMMFESLALMERKAGELDRLQVFRLTTTEKDGTFLLNIRHEQEIPEASMDFFMPVDAAINTKVYIIDDVDHVTMLLAEEY, encoded by the coding sequence ATGGGTTACAGATTTGACGGAAACAAGTATATTACAAGCGGTATTGAAGCGGAGATACCGCTTGCCATACAGATAATGATGTTTGAAAGCCTTGCGTTAATGGAGCGCAAGGCTGGAGAACTGGACAGGTTACAGGTGTTCAGGCTGACTACAACAGAAAAAGACGGTACCTTCCTGCTTAACATAAGGCATGAACAGGAGATACCGGAAGCTTCGATGGATTTCTTTATGCCGGTGGATGCGGCGATCAATACTAAGGTCTATATTATTGATGATGTAGATCATGTTACTATGCTGCTGGCGGAGGAGTATTAG
- a CDS encoding CRISPR-associated helicase/endonuclease Cas3, translated as MYTAHIRENDKVIQTVSEHSQNTALLAERFLTSSNIGSVGYLCGLLHDAGKLLKDFDDYINKRNKMTRGSIDHAYAGAKYLISIASKDKANIAAISMAHTIVSHHGIHDWIDNDNYDYFSKRISYDKGYDEILNNLNEIIGDININDLFEKATKEWFDVAKMIRGFSKTKEEKEEKIDNTKFYFYLGMLERLIQSALIDADRTDTADFMSGVESAEETDTSLLWEQMDSRMNEKLKSFENKTDAISLQRRSISDRCAAFADHKVGVCRLIVPTGGGKTLSSLRFAIKQCKNYGMKKIFYIAPFMSILEQNSDIIGELSGEEDFLEHHSNIISDIDNENELEKYLLYSERWTKPVIATTMVQFLNTLFSAKTSSVRRMHCLCNSVIIIDEVQSVPLKCTHLFSLAVNFLTKICGCSVVLCSATQPTFERNEHSLMRDERADMIENYAEDFEVFKRTEMIPAMQKYGYDIEEATLLCEQKFEENGNLLLIVNTKKQAREMYTRLKDKLGEKAHIIHLSTNMCPAHRKESIDDLKEKLEHGVPVVCVTTQLIEAGVDISFSCVVRALAGLDNAAQAAGRCNRNGEKGRICPVYLINFKNEPLGNLTEIKTAQDISQHVIRNNENADLLSVDIQSSYFEQLFSQNKEKLDYPANGTTLLELLSTNKGKAEAHDLKPDMLLQAFKTAGNIFEVIDSHTENVIVPYNDEAESFISRLNDDLTPQEAAEILRKAQKYTVSVYMGTKKALEEKGAIHITKNNNIIVLDKRFYNSEFGITTEGAERETLMY; from the coding sequence ATGTATACTGCACATATCAGAGAAAATGACAAAGTGATACAAACTGTATCGGAGCACAGCCAAAATACTGCTTTACTAGCAGAACGATTTTTGACATCTTCAAATATAGGATCAGTTGGTTATCTTTGCGGGCTTCTTCATGATGCCGGAAAACTCTTAAAAGATTTCGACGACTACATAAATAAAAGAAACAAAATGACACGCGGCAGTATTGACCATGCTTATGCCGGTGCGAAGTATCTTATATCAATTGCAAGCAAAGATAAAGCAAATATTGCAGCTATAAGCATGGCACATACCATTGTTTCTCACCACGGTATACATGACTGGATAGACAATGACAACTACGATTATTTCAGCAAACGTATCTCATATGATAAAGGATATGATGAGATACTCAATAATCTGAATGAAATCATAGGCGATATAAATATAAATGACCTGTTTGAAAAAGCGACAAAAGAATGGTTTGATGTTGCAAAAATGATTCGTGGTTTTTCTAAAACAAAAGAAGAAAAAGAAGAAAAAATAGATAATACCAAGTTTTACTTCTATCTTGGAATGCTGGAACGTCTCATACAATCAGCACTGATCGACGCAGACAGAACAGATACCGCTGATTTTATGTCCGGTGTGGAAAGTGCGGAAGAAACCGACACTTCTCTTTTATGGGAACAAATGGATAGTCGTATGAACGAAAAGCTGAAAAGTTTTGAGAATAAAACCGATGCTATTTCATTGCAGCGAAGAAGTATATCCGACAGATGTGCTGCATTTGCTGACCATAAAGTTGGTGTCTGTCGACTTATCGTTCCTACAGGCGGCGGAAAAACACTTTCATCATTAAGATTTGCAATAAAGCAATGTAAAAACTACGGAATGAAAAAGATCTTCTATATTGCCCCGTTCATGTCGATACTTGAACAGAACAGTGATATCATAGGTGAACTTTCAGGAGAAGAAGATTTTCTGGAACATCATTCAAACATCATATCGGATATAGATAATGAAAATGAGCTGGAAAAATATCTGCTATATTCGGAACGCTGGACAAAGCCAGTTATTGCAACAACTATGGTACAGTTTCTGAACACGTTATTTTCAGCAAAAACTTCATCCGTCAGAAGAATGCACTGTCTTTGCAATTCGGTAATAATCATCGATGAAGTACAGTCTGTGCCGCTGAAATGTACTCACCTTTTCAGTCTAGCTGTAAATTTTCTGACAAAGATATGCGGTTGTTCCGTTGTACTTTGTTCGGCAACTCAGCCGACATTTGAGAGAAACGAACACAGTCTGATGCGTGATGAACGTGCAGATATGATAGAAAATTATGCAGAGGATTTTGAAGTATTTAAGAGAACCGAAATGATACCCGCCATGCAAAAATACGGCTACGACATAGAAGAAGCGACGCTTTTATGCGAGCAAAAGTTTGAAGAAAACGGCAATCTTCTGCTTATAGTTAACACAAAAAAACAGGCACGGGAAATGTACACGCGCTTAAAGGACAAGCTGGGAGAAAAAGCACATATCATACACCTCAGCACTAATATGTGCCCTGCCCACCGAAAAGAAAGTATAGATGATCTGAAAGAAAAGCTTGAACATGGAGTTCCTGTTGTATGTGTTACCACTCAGCTTATCGAGGCGGGTGTTGATATTTCTTTCAGCTGTGTTGTAAGGGCTTTGGCAGGACTCGATAATGCCGCACAGGCAGCAGGACGATGCAACAGAAATGGTGAGAAAGGAAGGATATGTCCTGTATATCTGATAAACTTCAAGAACGAACCTCTTGGAAATCTCACAGAGATCAAAACAGCGCAGGACATTTCACAACACGTTATCCGAAACAATGAGAATGCCGATCTGCTTTCGGTAGATATTCAAAGCAGTTATTTTGAACAACTGTTTTCACAAAATAAAGAAAAGCTGGACTATCCTGCTAATGGCACAACACTCCTTGAACTTCTGTCAACAAACAAGGGTAAAGCCGAAGCACATGACCTTAAACCTGATATGCTTTTGCAGGCATTCAAAACAGCAGGTAATATATTTGAAGTGATAGACAGTCACACCGAGAACGTGATAGTGCCTTATAATGATGAAGCAGAGTCGTTTATCAGCAGACTGAATGATGACCTTACCCCGCAAGAAGCAGCTGAGATACTTCGCAAAGCACAGAAATACACTGTCAGCGTTTATATGGGAACAAAAAAGGCGTTGGAAGAAAAAGGTGCGATACACATAACCAAGAATAATAATATTATCGTACTTGATAAGAGATTTTATAACAGCGAATTCGGAATTACTACCGAGGGCGCTGAACGGGAAACATTGATGTATTGA
- the cas5c gene encoding type I-C CRISPR-associated protein Cas5c → MKKHRNTVEFYVHGKYALFSDVLTRVGGEKCSYTIPTYEALKGILQSVYFKPTITWFIDEVRIMNPIKTVRKGIRPIKYDGGNDLAYYTYLEDVCYQVRAHFEWNMNRPELEQDRNEHKHHNIAKRMIERGGRRDIFLGTRECQAYVEPCVFGEGEGAYDNVSMDMAFMYYGIIYPDEAEKEEDKGYMTVCLWQPKMKDGIIEFVRPSEIAPEHKRHIKKMEMKKFGKELDNFTGLEEFEGGEFDELDE, encoded by the coding sequence ATGAAAAAACACCGCAACACAGTAGAATTTTATGTTCATGGGAAATATGCACTTTTTTCCGATGTGCTGACCAGAGTAGGAGGCGAGAAATGCTCCTATACGATTCCCACCTATGAAGCCCTGAAAGGCATCCTGCAAAGTGTATATTTCAAGCCGACGATAACATGGTTCATTGACGAGGTGCGTATAATGAATCCCATCAAAACAGTGCGCAAGGGCATTCGTCCGATAAAGTATGACGGCGGAAACGATCTTGCATATTATACTTATCTAGAAGATGTCTGCTATCAGGTCAGAGCACACTTTGAGTGGAACATGAATCGTCCCGAACTTGAACAGGACAGGAACGAACACAAACACCACAACATTGCCAAACGAATGATAGAACGCGGCGGTAGACGCGACATTTTTTTAGGGACCAGAGAGTGTCAAGCCTACGTTGAACCCTGCGTTTTCGGCGAAGGTGAGGGCGCTTATGATAATGTCAGCATGGACATGGCATTCATGTACTACGGCATAATATATCCCGATGAAGCCGAAAAGGAAGAGGACAAGGGCTATATGACAGTATGTCTGTGGCAGCCGAAAATGAAAGACGGTATCATAGAATTTGTCCGCCCTTCCGAAATAGCCCCCGAACACAAACGGCATATCAAGAAGATGGAAATGAAGAAGTTTGGCAAAGAGCTGGATAATTTCACCGGACTTGAAGAATTTGAGGGAGGTGAGTTCGATGAGCTGGACGAATGA
- the cas8c gene encoding type I-C CRISPR-associated protein Cas8c/Csd1 gives MSWTNELLEVYNNAVKIKAEPNKPKLLPISHTMVKANIHITLTEDGELDNTGIKEITSEDDENTIIPDTGKAKTGIYPPPYPLNESLRYLAGDFNEYISDNIKSNERNHQDYIEQLKDWKDSEYSHPALNAIYTYITKNTLIYDCICNNVLLLDDKTGKLKEKQLGVSVDKCFVRFSVQYADMQHEPRTWKDETLYNSFIDYLNSNAVEKRLCYATGDYLPITYTHPYGIVKSNARAKLISSNDDKNYTYRGRFSTKEEAFAVSYDYSQKVHNALKWLIGRQSFSFDSLTLVVWNSALDFVPNITENVWGDVEIEEYSSKPIFSEMLRKNILGGKAEFDPNSKVMVMGLDAATTGRLSISMYTELAESEFAKYLEFWHTSTAWKRKKYIKDKYEYILDSCSLPQIANCLYGTEQNGRLECDKKVLGDTILRLLPCVTERRKLPRDIVQTICNKASNPLAFDKEYNHMMIVENACALIRKEYSDYNKGEIKMAYDPTCTDRSYLFGCLLAIADKAERDTYEKDEKRITNARRYWNAFSSRPYQTWQIIEEKIEPYLEKDPRLMTKYTKHINDIMAKMSPDTFKDNSKLSPLYLIGFHHYNTLLWKGSEDNNKEE, from the coding sequence ATGAGCTGGACGAATGAGTTGCTAGAAGTCTATAATAATGCAGTGAAGATAAAAGCTGAACCCAACAAACCAAAACTATTGCCAATTTCTCACACAATGGTCAAGGCTAATATCCATATTACGCTCACCGAGGACGGAGAATTGGATAATACAGGAATTAAAGAGATTACTTCAGAAGATGATGAAAATACTATAATTCCTGATACAGGAAAAGCCAAGACCGGTATATATCCACCGCCTTATCCGCTAAATGAATCCTTGCGTTATCTGGCAGGAGATTTCAATGAATATATTTCAGATAATATTAAAAGTAATGAGCGAAATCATCAAGATTACATTGAACAGCTGAAGGATTGGAAGGATTCGGAATATTCACACCCTGCGCTAAATGCGATATACACCTATATTACAAAGAACACTTTGATATATGATTGTATTTGCAACAATGTTTTGCTGCTCGATGATAAAACAGGAAAGCTGAAAGAAAAACAACTTGGCGTTAGCGTGGATAAATGCTTTGTCAGATTTTCTGTTCAATATGCAGATATGCAGCATGAACCGAGAACATGGAAAGATGAAACATTATATAATTCTTTTATTGATTACCTCAATAGCAATGCCGTTGAAAAACGTCTTTGTTATGCGACAGGTGATTATTTGCCAATAACATACACACACCCTTATGGTATCGTTAAGAGCAACGCTCGTGCAAAGCTGATATCCTCAAATGACGACAAAAACTATACTTATCGTGGGCGTTTTTCTACTAAAGAAGAAGCTTTCGCTGTAAGCTATGACTATTCTCAGAAAGTACACAACGCACTCAAATGGCTTATCGGAAGACAAAGTTTTTCTTTTGATTCACTTACGCTCGTTGTCTGGAACAGCGCCCTTGACTTTGTGCCAAACATCACGGAAAATGTCTGGGGTGATGTTGAAATTGAAGAATACAGCTCAAAACCTATATTTTCAGAAATGCTGCGCAAAAACATCTTGGGCGGCAAGGCGGAATTTGACCCCAATAGCAAGGTCATGGTAATGGGACTTGACGCGGCAACTACAGGCAGACTTTCGATATCAATGTATACCGAACTGGCAGAATCTGAATTTGCTAAATATTTAGAATTTTGGCACACCTCAACAGCATGGAAAAGAAAGAAATATATCAAAGATAAATATGAGTATATTTTGGATTCCTGCAGCTTACCGCAGATCGCAAACTGCCTTTACGGAACCGAACAGAACGGACGCCTGGAATGTGACAAGAAAGTATTGGGCGACACCATACTTCGACTGCTGCCCTGTGTTACTGAACGCCGAAAGCTGCCGCGGGATATAGTTCAAACCATATGCAATAAAGCATCGAACCCGCTTGCATTTGATAAAGAATACAACCACATGATGATCGTTGAAAATGCCTGTGCGCTGATACGCAAGGAATATTCAGACTATAATAAAGGAGAGATAAAAATGGCATACGACCCCACTTGTACCGACAGAAGCTATCTTTTCGGATGCCTGCTGGCTATTGCAGATAAGGCTGAAAGAGACACCTATGAAAAAGACGAGAAACGCATCACCAATGCCAGAAGATACTGGAACGCATTTTCATCAAGACCGTATCAGACATGGCAGATAATAGAAGAAAAAATCGAACCGTATCTTGAGAAAGATCCCCGGCTGATGACGAAATACACCAAACACATCAATGATATAATGGCGAAAATGTCTCCCGACACCTTTAAGGATAACAGCAAACTCTCGCCTTTGTATCTCATAGGCTTTCATCACTATAACACACTGCTTTGGAAAGGCAGCGAAGATAATAACAAGGAGGAATAA
- the cas7c gene encoding type I-C CRISPR-associated protein Cas7/Csd2 — MAVLQNKIDFSVILTAKNANPNGDPLNGNRPRENYDGFGEISDVCIKRKIRNRLQDMGEKIFVQSDDRCGDGFKSLHDRAKGCETLAALSKAKNTDRDEYAKAACAEWIDVRSFGQVFAFKGDSVSVGVRGPVSIQMAESISPVDIVSMQITKSVNGESGKESKASDTMGSKHRVDFGLYVFHGSINVQLAEKTGFTEEDAEKIHEALETLFENDCSSARPEGSMEVRRVYWYKHECKTPTNSSAKVHRLLKVTLRDGIDRPKCFEDYDITLDKLEGLDPEIFEG, encoded by the coding sequence ATGGCTGTACTTCAGAACAAGATAGATTTTTCGGTAATACTGACTGCTAAGAATGCAAATCCCAACGGTGACCCTCTCAATGGCAACCGCCCCAGAGAAAACTATGACGGTTTCGGCGAGATAAGCGATGTATGCATAAAGAGAAAGATACGCAACCGTTTGCAGGATATGGGCGAAAAGATATTCGTGCAGTCGGATGACAGGTGCGGAGATGGATTCAAGAGCCTGCATGACAGAGCTAAGGGATGCGAAACTCTTGCTGCACTGAGCAAGGCAAAGAATACTGACCGCGATGAATACGCAAAGGCAGCCTGTGCTGAATGGATAGATGTCCGCAGTTTCGGGCAGGTGTTCGCATTCAAGGGCGACTCTGTTTCTGTCGGAGTTCGCGGTCCTGTATCCATTCAGATGGCTGAAAGCATCTCGCCTGTGGATATAGTAAGTATGCAGATAACCAAAAGTGTCAACGGCGAAAGCGGAAAAGAAAGCAAAGCATCAGACACAATGGGCTCAAAGCACCGAGTTGACTTCGGTCTGTACGTTTTCCACGGCAGCATAAATGTTCAGCTTGCCGAAAAGACAGGCTTTACCGAAGAAGATGCCGAAAAAATACATGAAGCACTTGAAACACTGTTTGAAAACGACTGTTCCTCTGCAAGACCCGAGGGAAGTATGGAAGTTAGACGAGTTTACTGGTACAAACATGAATGCAAGACCCCTACGAACTCCTCAGCAAAAGTACATCGTCTGCTGAAAGTGACACTTAGGGACGGCATTGACAGACCAAAATGTTTTGAAGATTATGATATAACTCTTGATAAGCTGGAGGGACTTGACCCTGAGATATTCGAGGGCTGA
- the cas4 gene encoding CRISPR-associated protein Cas4 yields the protein MYSEDEYLMLSGIQHFVFCRRQWALIHIEQQWEENYRTADGQVMHRNVHDADFHEKRGNTIITRAMAVSSSKLGISGECDVVEFHGCKNGIGLFGVEGRYEVIPIEYKRGSPKENDSDIMQLAAQAMCLEEMLCCTIDTGYLYYGETHRRTKVIIDAELRERTEKAIEEMHELYRKKYTPKVKRTKACNACSLKNICLPVLCSKKSAADYIKDMLGKEE from the coding sequence ATGTATAGCGAAGACGAATACCTGATGCTCTCGGGGATACAGCATTTCGTGTTTTGCAGAAGACAGTGGGCACTGATACATATCGAGCAGCAGTGGGAAGAAAACTACCGCACAGCTGACGGTCAGGTCATGCACAGAAATGTGCATGATGCTGATTTCCATGAAAAACGCGGCAATACGATCATCACAAGAGCTATGGCGGTGTCATCATCAAAACTTGGTATAAGCGGTGAATGTGATGTTGTAGAATTTCATGGCTGCAAAAACGGTATAGGGCTTTTCGGCGTAGAAGGCAGATATGAAGTCATACCAATTGAATACAAAAGAGGTTCTCCTAAAGAGAACGACAGTGATATTATGCAGCTGGCAGCACAGGCTATGTGTCTTGAAGAGATGCTTTGCTGTACTATAGATACAGGCTATCTCTATTATGGTGAAACACACAGACGTACAAAGGTAATTATAGATGCTGAACTTCGTGAACGTACTGAAAAAGCCATCGAAGAGATGCATGAACTATACCGAAAAAAGTATACTCCAAAAGTCAAACGTACAAAAGCCTGCAATGCCTGTTCGCTTAAAAATATCTGTCTGCCTGTGCTATGCTCTAAGAAAAGCGCAGCAGACTATATAAAAGATATGCTGGGAAAGGAGGAATGA
- the cas1c gene encoding type I-C CRISPR-associated endonuclease Cas1c: MRKLLNTLYITSPDRYLSLDGENVVVQADGKEIGRVPLHNLERIMTFGYTGASPALMGKCAANGIELIFMSGSGKFLARVEGEVNGNVLLRRQQYRYADESKVSLDISKNIICAKLFNSRWTIERTLRDHPMRIDADKFDNCSQQLKKSIDNARKADDIDTLRGIEGEAAQIYFSVFDDMILQQKDDFSFKTRNKRPPKDTVNALLSFAYSLATSMCTSALEAVGLDPYVGFMHTDRPGRRSLALDLVEEMRSPLCDRFVLTVINKKIISAHDLEKREDGAVILTDNGRRAFITAWQKRKDDELKHPFLDEKIEWGTVPYAQALLLARYIRGDLDAYPPFMWK; the protein is encoded by the coding sequence ATGAGAAAACTGCTTAATACACTTTACATAACTTCTCCTGACAGATATCTTTCTCTTGATGGAGAAAATGTCGTGGTACAAGCTGATGGCAAGGAGATAGGAAGAGTACCGCTCCATAATCTTGAACGGATAATGACATTCGGATATACCGGCGCAAGCCCTGCGCTCATGGGTAAATGTGCTGCTAATGGAATCGAACTGATCTTTATGAGCGGGAGCGGAAAATTTCTTGCGAGGGTCGAGGGCGAGGTAAATGGAAACGTGCTGTTAAGGAGACAGCAGTACAGGTACGCTGATGAATCAAAAGTAAGTCTCGATATATCCAAAAACATAATTTGCGCCAAACTTTTCAACAGCCGATGGACTATCGAGCGCACGCTCAGAGATCACCCGATGCGTATAGATGCCGATAAATTCGATAACTGCTCACAGCAACTGAAAAAGTCGATAGATAATGCACGAAAAGCAGACGATATCGACACCCTTAGAGGTATCGAAGGTGAAGCAGCACAGATATATTTTTCAGTATTTGATGATATGATATTGCAGCAAAAGGACGACTTTTCATTTAAGACCAGAAATAAACGTCCGCCAAAAGATACTGTGAATGCTCTTCTTTCATTTGCATACTCGCTTGCTACAAGTATGTGTACATCTGCATTGGAAGCAGTTGGACTTGACCCTTACGTGGGTTTTATGCACACTGACCGTCCCGGAAGAAGATCGTTGGCTCTCGACTTAGTGGAGGAGATGCGATCGCCGCTGTGCGACAGATTTGTTCTGACTGTTATAAACAAAAAGATCATATCTGCTCACGATCTTGAAAAGCGTGAAGATGGCGCCGTGATCCTTACAGATAACGGAAGACGTGCGTTTATCACAGCCTGGCAGAAACGAAAAGACGATGAGCTGAAACACCCTTTTCTTGATGAAAAGATAGAATGGGGAACGGTTCCATACGCCCAGGCGCTTCTGCTGGCAAGATATATAAGAGGCGATCTCGACGCTTATCCTCCTTTTATGTGGAAGTGA
- the cas2 gene encoding CRISPR-associated endonuclease Cas2: MLVLITYDVSTADNAGKKRLRRVAKQCVNYGVRVQNSVFECELDPAQCRLLKQKLTEEIDETKDSLRFYYLGNIKKAKVEHVGSKQTLKVDEPLIF, translated from the coding sequence ATGCTGGTATTGATAACTTATGATGTCAGCACGGCAGACAATGCAGGAAAAAAACGCCTGCGTCGTGTTGCAAAACAATGTGTAAACTACGGAGTGCGAGTTCAGAATTCGGTTTTTGAATGTGAACTTGACCCTGCACAATGCAGACTTCTGAAACAAAAGCTAACTGAAGAAATAGATGAAACAAAAGATAGTTTGCGCTTCTACTATCTTGGCAATATCAAAAAAGCCAAGGTGGAACACGTCGGTTCAAAACAGACACTCAAAGTCGATGAGCCGCTAATTTTCTGA